TTCGCTTCTATGACCAGGTGATCTACATCGGCACCAGGAAGCACACGATCACCCACGCCGAACTGTGGTGGACCGGCGGCGTCAAATATTTCAAAACCGACGCCTTCGCCGGCACCATCGCCGGCGACTTTATCGTCGACACCGAACACGGCGACGAAGCCAACGACTACACCGAACCCCATTTCACCGTCGGCAACAAGGCCTACAACTGGGACACCGTCCCGATCGTCTGGCTGAAGTACAACGAAGAGGAACTTCCCCTTTGCTACTTCATCAAGGACCTGATCGACGACATCAACTGGCAGACGTCCGTGACCGCCGACGTTCTCCGCGACGTGGCGAAGTTCATCTATGTCCTGAAGAACTACGGCGGCCAGGATTTGGGCGAGTTCATCAAGGACCTGAAGGAACACATGGCAATCAAAGTCACCACCGACGGCGGTGTGGACAAACTTCAGGCCGACCTTAATATCGACGCCGTCATGGCCTTCCTGGATAAACAGCGCCGCGACGTCTACGACTTCGCCGCGGCCGTCGACACGAAGGACCCTGACCTGGGGAACGCGTCCGGAACGGCGATCAATTTCCGCTATATGGACCTGTCGTCCGACTGTGATTCCCTGGCGACCGAACTGAAGGACACCTTCCAGCGCCTGAAACTGTTCATCGACGTTTACCTTCAGATCGCCGGCAAGGGCGACTTTTCGAAGGAAACTTTCGACATCGTCTTCAACATGGACCTTCCCGTCAACGAAACCGACGTGATCCAGAACGCCGTCGCCAGCGAAAGCCTTCTGTCGAAGCGGACGATCCTTCAGAATCACCCCTGGGTGACGGACGCTGACGAAGAAATGGAGCGAATCGACGCGGAGAAGAAGGCCGCTATGGAGGAATACGGCGAAGGCCTGTTCGGCGACGCCCTGGGCGCCGGCAAGGGCCAGAACGGCCAGGGCGACCCCGTGAATGGCGGTGGAGCCGATGGCAACGAATAACCGTGACTACTGGGCCGAACGCGCCCTGACGCGCGAGAACGAAGCCTATCTTCGCGGCGCGAACCTGTCGGGGAAAATGTTCAGGGAGTACGAAGCCGCGGCGAAGTCGATCCGAAGCCAGATCGACAGCTTCTATTCGAAGTACGCCGGCAAGTACGGCCTGACCTATGACCAGGCGGTCCGCCTTCTGTCCAGGAAGGAGTTCCAGGAGTGGAAGGCCACCCTGGGCGACTACGTCGCCACCATCGAAGCCACGACCGATCCCAGCGTGAAGGCGGTCCTGAAGGCGCAACTGGACGCCCTGTCGGCGAACAGTTCCATTTCCCGCCTGGAAGCCCTTCAAGGTCAAATCGACCTGATCCTGAACGACCTGTGGAAA
This window of the Dysosmobacter acutus genome carries:
- a CDS encoding phage portal protein, with product MAEYSVMDRINMIISDPDHATMTLAQIVTEEIREFKASEQYANMIQAEAYYRNRTDVQRKTNDVANRSNTRIEHPILKKLVDQKANYLLGKPFTVDTKNSSYGDALNDVFDQTFRRKIKSLGKGAVKSGIAWLQPYFDDGKLAFMRIPSAELVPIWRDAERTKLDAFIRFYDQVIYIGTRKHTITHAELWWTGGVKYFKTDAFAGTIAGDFIVDTEHGDEANDYTEPHFTVGNKAYNWDTVPIVWLKYNEEELPLCYFIKDLIDDINWQTSVTADVLRDVAKFIYVLKNYGGQDLGEFIKDLKEHMAIKVTTDGGVDKLQADLNIDAVMAFLDKQRRDVYDFAAAVDTKDPDLGNASGTAINFRYMDLSSDCDSLATELKDTFQRLKLFIDVYLQIAGKGDFSKETFDIVFNMDLPVNETDVIQNAVASESLLSKRTILQNHPWVTDADEEMERIDAEKKAAMEEYGEGLFGDALGAGKGQNGQGDPVNGGGADGNE